Proteins co-encoded in one Desulfitobacterium hafniense DCB-2 genomic window:
- a CDS encoding BMP family lipoprotein, whose amino-acid sequence MKKITSVLLALLMVALLATGCGSSAPAAKDGGNSGTPSTSGQGFEIALITDKGNIDDKSFNQGSWEGVVEFAEANNVTHKYYKPEEATDAGYLAAIDLAVTGGAKVIVTPGFLFEVPIFEAQTIYPDVKFILLDGAPHTADYATFETKDNVASIMYAEEESGYLAGYAAVMDGMTKLGFMGGMAVPAVQAFGYGYLQGAEKAAAELGLADGAISAIYHYTGDFAETDTNKATAKTIYQGGTEVIFACGGSVGKSVMSAAAEAGKKVIGVDVDQRYDSETVITSATKGLRASVVQVLESIYKTNSWNTFAGQTTYFTAANEGIGLPTTVIGDANAKAFDRFEKFTMEQYEGAFKSLVDGTVDPIRTIDVEDANGYATADELVSGLKLSKVKVEVR is encoded by the coding sequence ATGAAAAAAATTACATCCGTTCTATTGGCTCTTTTGATGGTAGCCCTTTTAGCTACCGGATGCGGCAGCAGCGCTCCAGCCGCCAAAGATGGAGGCAATAGCGGCACCCCCAGCACCTCCGGCCAGGGTTTTGAGATCGCTCTCATTACCGACAAAGGCAATATCGATGACAAGTCCTTTAATCAGGGCTCCTGGGAAGGTGTCGTTGAATTCGCCGAAGCCAACAATGTTACCCACAAATACTACAAACCTGAAGAAGCTACCGACGCAGGTTATCTGGCCGCCATTGATTTAGCCGTTACCGGCGGCGCTAAGGTTATTGTCACCCCCGGCTTCCTGTTTGAGGTACCTATCTTTGAAGCCCAAACAATCTACCCTGATGTAAAGTTCATCCTTTTGGACGGAGCACCTCACACTGCCGACTATGCAACGTTTGAAACCAAAGACAATGTAGCCAGCATTATGTATGCTGAAGAAGAATCCGGTTATCTGGCCGGTTATGCCGCTGTTATGGATGGCATGACCAAGCTTGGCTTCATGGGCGGTATGGCTGTTCCTGCCGTACAAGCTTTCGGTTACGGCTATTTGCAGGGTGCTGAAAAAGCTGCCGCAGAACTCGGTCTGGCCGATGGAGCAATCTCGGCAATTTACCATTACACCGGGGATTTCGCTGAGACAGATACCAATAAAGCAACCGCTAAAACCATCTATCAAGGCGGTACTGAAGTGATCTTTGCCTGCGGCGGTTCCGTTGGCAAGAGCGTCATGTCTGCCGCTGCTGAAGCCGGTAAAAAAGTCATCGGTGTTGACGTTGACCAACGCTATGACAGTGAAACCGTCATTACTTCCGCAACCAAAGGTCTGCGGGCTTCCGTCGTTCAGGTTCTGGAGTCCATTTACAAAACCAACAGCTGGAACACTTTTGCCGGACAAACCACCTATTTCACAGCAGCCAACGAGGGAATCGGACTCCCCACCACTGTCATCGGGGATGCCAATGCCAAAGCCTTTGACCGCTTTGAAAAATTCACCATGGAACAATATGAAGGCGCGTTTAAATCTTTAGTGGATGGTACTGTGGATCCGATCCGCACCATCGATGTTGAAGATGCCAACGGTTACGCCACTGCGGATGAGCTGGTATCCGGACTTAAGCTCAGCAAAGTCAAGGTTGAAGTAAGATAA
- a CDS encoding ABC transporter permease: MQDKTSLTSKPSLINKFTHSKGFSAFTAALMSIFLGFVFAFLIMALASPDNAASGLKMLLFGGFKRLADVFYFATPILMTGLAVGFAFKMGLFNIGAAGQYTMGMFFALYVGFMWDLPDGIHWVACVIAGMIGGLLWGLIPGLFKALLNVHEVITSIMFNYIGMYLVDMLIQSNAAMYVSSKTRTAYLPASAQLPSLGIERSNANISIILAVLIAVLLYIILNKTTFGYELRATGFNKFASTYAGMNGKRNIILTMGIAGAMAGLGGAFAILAPSTIQGSSMTYEPINVIAANGFNGIAVALLGSNNPLGIIFAAVFISHIQRGGTLASLYGYKPEIIDIVIAVIIYFSAFAMLMNTTVVSFFKKLFKKNQSSPSTEPSTTSSEASKELLSEKIPSKDQEISTSTKEEA; this comes from the coding sequence ATGCAGGATAAAACATCACTTACTTCAAAACCCTCTCTAATCAATAAGTTTACCCACAGCAAAGGCTTTTCGGCCTTCACGGCCGCCCTTATGTCTATTTTCCTGGGCTTTGTCTTTGCTTTCCTGATCATGGCCTTGGCCAGTCCCGACAACGCCGCTTCCGGACTGAAAATGCTGCTCTTCGGCGGCTTCAAGCGCCTGGCTGATGTCTTCTATTTTGCCACACCGATCCTGATGACCGGGTTAGCCGTTGGCTTTGCTTTTAAAATGGGACTCTTCAACATTGGGGCCGCCGGTCAATACACCATGGGCATGTTCTTCGCCTTGTATGTGGGATTTATGTGGGACCTTCCCGATGGCATCCACTGGGTGGCCTGTGTTATAGCCGGAATGATCGGCGGACTTCTCTGGGGTTTGATTCCAGGTCTCTTTAAAGCTCTGCTCAATGTCCACGAGGTCATCACCTCCATCATGTTCAACTATATCGGGATGTATTTGGTGGATATGCTGATTCAGAGCAATGCAGCCATGTATGTTTCCTCCAAGACCCGTACAGCCTATCTTCCCGCTTCCGCTCAATTACCCAGTCTGGGCATCGAGCGCTCCAATGCCAATATCTCGATTATCCTGGCTGTCCTGATCGCTGTTCTTCTCTATATCATCTTAAATAAGACCACCTTTGGCTATGAACTCAGAGCCACTGGCTTTAATAAGTTTGCCAGCACCTATGCCGGCATGAACGGTAAACGCAATATTATCCTCACCATGGGGATCGCCGGAGCCATGGCGGGATTGGGGGGCGCATTTGCCATTCTGGCTCCTTCCACTATTCAGGGCAGCAGTATGACTTATGAACCCATTAACGTCATCGCCGCCAACGGTTTTAACGGGATCGCCGTAGCCCTTCTGGGCAGCAATAATCCCCTGGGAATTATCTTTGCCGCAGTATTCATTTCTCACATCCAACGGGGGGGCACTCTGGCCAGCCTCTACGGTTACAAGCCGGAGATCATCGATATCGTTATCGCTGTCATCATCTACTTCTCAGCTTTTGCCATGCTGATGAATACTACGGTGGTATCCTTCTTCAAAAAGCTTTTCAAGAAAAATCAATCTTCTCCTTCAACAGAGCCTTCAACAACTTCGTCAGAGGCTTCAAAGGAGCTTTTATCCGAGAAAATCCCCTCTAAGGATCAGGAAATTTCAACATCAACCAAGGAGGAGGCGTAA
- a CDS encoding ABC transporter ATP-binding protein: MNDYIIEMLNITKEFPGIIANDNITLRLKKGEIHALLGENGAGKSTLMSVLFGLYQPEKGEIRKNGNTVKINNPNDANALGIGMVHQHFKLVEIFTVLENIILGVEPHALGFLQKKKAREKVVELSKQYGLEVNPDALIEKISVGMQQRVEILKMLYRDNEILIFDEPTAVLTPQEIDELMEIMRRFAKEGKSILFITHKLNEIMAVADRCTVLRKGQYVGTVDIKDTTKEELSRMMVGRDVSFRVQKETMTPGRVVLSVRNVSVPSKTSKKNAVSNVSFDVRAGEIVCLAGIDGNGQTEFVSALTGLERHTSGTITLCDQDISKASVRTRSQAGMSHIPEDRHKYGLVLDYTLEDNLVIQRYWQPQFQRFGFIRRKAVRSYAEGLIKQYDVRSGQGPLTIARSMSGGNQQKTIIGREIDKDHELLVAVQPTRGLDVGAIEYIHKQLVARRNAGKAVLLVSLELDEVMNVSDRILVMYEGEIVGELDPKTTTVQELGLYMSGAKRNLKEGSHAG, from the coding sequence ATGAACGATTATATTATTGAGATGCTCAACATCACCAAAGAATTCCCCGGCATCATTGCCAACGACAATATCACTCTGCGTTTAAAAAAAGGCGAGATTCATGCTCTACTGGGAGAAAACGGGGCCGGAAAATCCACCCTGATGAGCGTTTTATTCGGTTTGTATCAACCGGAAAAAGGTGAAATCCGCAAGAACGGCAACACCGTAAAAATCAACAACCCCAATGACGCCAATGCCTTAGGCATCGGCATGGTCCATCAGCATTTTAAATTGGTGGAGATCTTTACCGTTCTCGAAAATATTATCTTGGGAGTTGAGCCCCATGCCCTTGGTTTTTTACAAAAGAAAAAAGCCAGGGAAAAAGTCGTTGAGCTGAGCAAGCAGTATGGACTGGAAGTCAATCCTGATGCTCTTATTGAAAAAATATCCGTGGGCATGCAGCAAAGGGTTGAGATTCTCAAAATGCTCTATCGGGATAATGAGATTTTAATCTTTGATGAACCCACAGCGGTTTTAACCCCTCAGGAAATTGATGAACTTATGGAAATCATGCGCCGTTTTGCCAAAGAAGGCAAATCGATCTTATTCATAACTCATAAATTAAACGAGATCATGGCAGTTGCCGATCGTTGCACCGTATTGCGCAAAGGGCAATATGTAGGCACTGTTGACATAAAAGATACCACCAAAGAAGAACTCTCCCGGATGATGGTGGGCCGGGATGTAAGTTTCCGGGTTCAAAAAGAAACGATGACCCCCGGCCGGGTGGTCTTATCTGTAAGAAATGTCTCCGTTCCCTCCAAAACCAGTAAGAAGAATGCTGTCAGCAACGTGTCTTTCGATGTTCGCGCCGGTGAAATCGTCTGCCTGGCCGGTATCGACGGCAATGGACAGACCGAATTCGTCTCTGCCCTGACCGGGCTGGAAAGACACACAAGCGGTACGATCACCCTTTGCGATCAGGATATCAGCAAAGCTTCCGTCCGCACCCGTTCCCAAGCAGGGATGAGCCATATTCCTGAAGATCGGCACAAATACGGCCTGGTCCTGGATTATACCCTGGAAGACAATCTGGTCATCCAGCGTTATTGGCAGCCACAGTTCCAACGGTTTGGCTTTATCAGGCGCAAAGCCGTGCGCTCCTATGCCGAAGGATTAATCAAACAATACGATGTACGCAGTGGACAAGGACCTCTGACCATCGCCCGCAGTATGTCCGGGGGCAATCAGCAAAAAACCATTATCGGCAGGGAAATCGATAAGGATCACGAACTGTTGGTGGCCGTGCAGCCTACCCGGGGCCTGGATGTAGGCGCTATCGAATATATCCATAAGCAACTGGTAGCCAGGAGAAATGCCGGAAAAGCGGTTTTGCTGGTCTCCCTGGAACTCGATGAGGTCATGAATGTCAGCGACCGGATTCTGGTCATGTATGAAGGGGAAATCGTGGGGGAACTGGACCCCAAAACCACCACCGTACAGGAGCTGGGTCTTTACATGTCCGGGGCAAAACGCAACCTGAAGGAGGGCTCCCATGCAGGATAA
- a CDS encoding ABC transporter permease has product MDTVYYLVQNTLPVAIPLLLVALGGMFSERSGIINIALEGIMLFGAFFGCLFVYFIQGSSLNPQYILLLGMAVAALAGIIFSLLLSLATVTMKADQTISGTALNMLVPGMILLYAKMFFNSDGITTNVNFYLRKVPFLGDLPVIGKLFFQNTYITVYIGFLFLIIAAIIFYKTRFGLRLRACGEHPHAADSVGINVYVMRYAGVSMSGFLGGMGGFFYAVGVMNSNINGHTGVAGFGFLALAVMIFGQWKPFQILLAALFFAFLRTLAYSIALIPFLHDLNINQTFYKMLPYLATMVVLAFTSQKSRAPKAEGIPYDKSQR; this is encoded by the coding sequence ATGGATACCGTATATTATTTGGTTCAGAACACGCTTCCTGTGGCAATCCCCCTGCTCTTAGTGGCTCTGGGGGGAATGTTTAGCGAACGCAGCGGCATCATCAACATCGCCTTGGAAGGGATTATGCTCTTCGGCGCCTTCTTCGGCTGTCTCTTTGTCTACTTTATTCAAGGCTCTTCCCTGAACCCGCAGTATATACTCTTGCTGGGCATGGCGGTGGCCGCCCTGGCAGGCATAATCTTTTCCCTATTGCTATCTCTCGCCACAGTGACGATGAAGGCCGACCAAACCATCTCGGGAACGGCTTTAAATATGCTGGTTCCCGGCATGATCCTGCTGTATGCGAAAATGTTCTTTAACAGCGACGGTATCACCACCAACGTGAATTTTTACCTGCGCAAGGTTCCCTTTCTGGGAGATCTGCCAGTCATCGGCAAATTATTTTTTCAAAACACCTATATCACCGTCTATATCGGTTTCCTTTTCCTGATTATCGCCGCGATCATCTTTTATAAGACGCGCTTTGGTTTGCGCCTGAGGGCCTGCGGTGAGCATCCTCATGCTGCGGATTCAGTGGGCATCAATGTTTATGTGATGCGTTACGCAGGAGTCAGTATGTCCGGTTTTCTGGGTGGAATGGGCGGATTTTTCTATGCTGTGGGAGTCATGAACAGCAACATCAACGGCCACACCGGAGTAGCGGGATTCGGCTTCTTAGCCCTGGCCGTCATGATCTTCGGACAGTGGAAGCCTTTTCAGATTCTGCTGGCAGCCCTCTTCTTTGCCTTCCTGCGTACCTTAGCCTATTCCATTGCCCTTATTCCCTTCCTCCATGACCTGAACATCAACCAAACCTTCTATAAAATGCTGCCCTACCTGGCGACGATGGTGGTCCTGGCCTTCACCTCTCAAAAATCCCGGGCGCCGAAAGCTGAAGGGATACCTTACGACAAGAGCCAGCGCTGA
- a CDS encoding chemotaxis protein CheX, giving the protein MSTKDLLTPFSNAASQTFKLLLDLDVSTDSSQPTENCEETKEQVNIVIEITGDLAGEVMYSFPKDTTLEMVKMMSGMEFNEIDDFVKSALGEIANIISGNAMTGLSQSQVVCDIRPPKILEGGTLPAGKECSIYRTKVKTSIGDVELNFRTV; this is encoded by the coding sequence ATGAGCACGAAAGACCTTCTGACCCCCTTTTCCAATGCAGCCAGCCAAACCTTTAAGCTCTTACTGGATCTGGATGTATCTACGGACTCAAGTCAACCCACAGAAAACTGCGAGGAAACTAAAGAACAAGTTAATATTGTCATTGAGATTACGGGAGATCTGGCCGGAGAGGTAATGTACAGCTTTCCTAAGGACACCACTCTGGAAATGGTCAAAATGATGAGTGGCATGGAGTTTAATGAAATCGACGACTTTGTGAAATCGGCTTTAGGTGAAATTGCCAATATTATCAGTGGCAATGCCATGACCGGGCTCTCCCAATCTCAAGTGGTGTGCGATATCCGTCCTCCTAAAATTCTTGAAGGAGGAACCCTTCCTGCTGGTAAGGAATGTTCTATTTACCGGACCAAAGTCAAGACCTCGATTGGGGATGTGGAGCTTAATTTCCGTACGGTTTAA
- a CDS encoding prevent-host-death protein encodes MDHGFPIGIVDGIVKYYYNEISEFCAKTKRPIYITKNGRADLTVINSAEFDRMLEIMQLYTATLSPAPESITFHSKEELYRMLDEGLEAVRQGNVRPIEEAFPEIKRRLGFDV; translated from the coding sequence TTGGACCATGGGTTCCCTATTGGCATCGTCGATGGTATAGTAAAATATTACTATAACGAAATCTCCGAATTCTGCGCCAAGACCAAACGACCGATTTATATCACGAAGAACGGGCGGGCCGACCTGACGGTGATCAACAGCGCCGAGTTTGACCGGATGCTGGAAATCATGCAACTGTACACCGCAACACTCTCACCTGCGCCGGAAAGCATTACCTTCCACAGTAAGGAAGAGCTATACCGAATGCTGGATGAAGGCTTGGAAGCTGTCAGGCAGGGTAACGTCAGACCGATTGAGGAAGCGTTCCCAGAAATAAAACGGAGGCTTGGTTTCGATGTATAA
- a CDS encoding TVP38/TMEM64 family protein: MKQKQHQKPSFLIIGLIAIVIIGSLLYWGWPYLTLLSDPDQVRELIIRSGTWGPLVFMLLQIVQILIAPIPGQVIGVIGGFLFGPLLGLFYTMLGATLGFTLVFLLSRKLGRPFVERFVDKKTMERFDHLTEEKGAWVFFFIFLLPAFPDDLIAFIAGLTTIPIRTLVLISVAGRLPGYAVLTFMGNGLALENLNPVVVTLVALILIFILGWWKREWLRRFVEHRNRTQFISEQWNLYWHKIIVGTIVLVIIFVFLYYAATVTPIQR, translated from the coding sequence ATGAAGCAAAAGCAGCATCAAAAGCCTTCGTTTTTGATTATTGGACTGATAGCCATCGTGATTATAGGTTCTTTGCTCTATTGGGGCTGGCCCTACTTAACTCTTTTAAGTGATCCTGATCAGGTCCGGGAGCTCATCATTCGCTCAGGGACTTGGGGACCACTGGTTTTTATGCTTCTGCAGATCGTGCAAATCTTGATTGCCCCCATACCCGGTCAGGTGATTGGGGTCATTGGCGGATTTTTATTCGGTCCCTTACTGGGCTTGTTTTACACAATGCTGGGAGCCACCCTTGGTTTTACTCTGGTTTTTCTTCTTTCCCGGAAATTGGGGCGTCCTTTTGTGGAACGGTTTGTGGACAAGAAGACGATGGAGCGCTTTGATCATCTCACAGAGGAAAAAGGAGCCTGGGTATTCTTTTTCATTTTTCTTCTGCCCGCTTTTCCAGACGATCTTATTGCCTTTATCGCCGGACTAACGACGATTCCCATCCGCACCTTGGTTCTGATCTCTGTGGCAGGCCGGCTGCCGGGCTATGCTGTCCTGACCTTTATGGGCAACGGCTTAGCCTTGGAAAACCTCAACCCTGTGGTGGTTACCCTTGTGGCATTGATTCTTATCTTCATCCTGGGCTGGTGGAAACGAGAGTGGCTGCGGAGGTTTGTCGAACACAGGAACCGGACTCAATTCATAAGTGAGCAATGGAATCTGTATTGGCACAAGATCATTGTTGGGACTATTGTGCTGGTCATTATTTTTGTGTTCCTTTATTATGCCGCTACAGTCACCCCCATTCAACGGTAA
- a CDS encoding HD domain-containing phosphohydrolase: MTIHNLLSAFSLLAAVIYMSFGIYTYRQSPQSRIHQSFLLLCLSYSIWSFAYAFAYLAQDAFAFSFWNKLSALGWCSFSALILYLVLHITESPLVKNAGIKFMIFLPGFVFYVLAVFFFGPNLETPTQVVKFFYVGDFLYDFSYLLIAIALMFKWGYVSPHIRIKKQSRILVITSLIPFLLNLMTQTILPALLHIDLPGMGQLYSLIMIFGVFVVVTRYNFFKLPESIIMQEIMNETLDMVIVADQEGRIRKVSSQMKALLGYDADEVIDHTLGFLFREGDQGKFDLLQMKNRDLKYTDIEVIKKDQGTLPVNVVCKQIKDRRLQDVIGFVFILQDSRLVNELRQKNEELFWEKERYKLSLQSVKEKQEKIEYLSYHDQLTGLYNRRFLEEKLTRIDFNQDLPLTITMADVNGLKLVNDSFGHAYGDLLIRKVAEVIQEGCRQDDVVARIGGDEFIILMPRTTEFEARRVIKVIKAMAVQEKIGAFELSVSFGYETMETSEKSISELLKKAEDYMYKNKLSESPSIRSNTIDTIIKTLHEKNKREEQHSHRVSELCRKTATELDCSNDEIEELKTVGLLHDIGKIVISEAILNKPGKLRDDEWKEIERHPEIGYRLLCTIKEMSEMAEYVLAHHERWDGTGYPKALKGKEIPLQARIIAIADAYDAMISERSYRKALPEEVAVAELIKNAGTQFDPELVKVFVEKVLGKKIYSESGCVH; the protein is encoded by the coding sequence ATGACCATACATAATTTGCTTTCAGCATTTTCTTTACTTGCTGCAGTTATTTATATGTCTTTTGGTATTTATACATACAGACAGAGTCCTCAATCCCGCATCCATCAATCTTTTCTCCTTTTATGTCTGAGTTATTCAATTTGGTCTTTTGCCTATGCCTTTGCTTATCTGGCTCAGGATGCCTTCGCCTTTTCCTTTTGGAATAAGCTGTCCGCTCTGGGCTGGTGCAGTTTTAGCGCTCTGATCCTTTACCTTGTTCTGCACATCACCGAAAGTCCTCTGGTAAAAAACGCCGGGATTAAGTTCATGATCTTTTTGCCTGGTTTTGTTTTTTATGTACTTGCCGTATTCTTTTTTGGCCCGAATCTGGAGACTCCTACCCAAGTGGTCAAATTTTTCTATGTTGGTGACTTTCTATATGATTTTTCCTATTTGCTTATCGCCATTGCCTTGATGTTTAAGTGGGGGTATGTATCACCCCATATCCGGATTAAAAAACAATCCCGGATCCTCGTCATCACAAGCCTGATCCCATTTTTATTAAACTTGATGACCCAGACCATTTTACCTGCCCTGCTCCACATTGATCTTCCCGGGATGGGACAACTTTACTCTCTGATCATGATTTTTGGTGTTTTTGTTGTGGTAACCCGTTATAACTTTTTTAAACTTCCGGAAAGCATCATTATGCAGGAGATTATGAATGAAACGCTGGATATGGTGATTGTGGCGGACCAGGAAGGCCGGATACGGAAGGTATCCAGCCAGATGAAAGCCTTGCTTGGTTATGATGCAGATGAAGTTATAGACCACACTCTGGGATTTCTTTTTCGGGAAGGGGATCAAGGCAAATTTGACTTGCTCCAAATGAAAAACAGGGATCTTAAGTATACAGATATAGAAGTAATCAAGAAAGATCAAGGGACCCTGCCCGTCAATGTAGTATGCAAACAGATTAAAGATAGAAGACTCCAGGATGTCATAGGTTTTGTGTTCATCCTGCAGGATAGTCGTCTTGTAAATGAACTCAGACAAAAGAATGAGGAGCTCTTTTGGGAAAAAGAAAGATATAAACTAAGTTTACAATCTGTCAAAGAGAAGCAAGAGAAGATCGAATATTTAAGTTACCACGACCAGCTTACCGGTCTTTATAATCGCAGATTTCTGGAAGAGAAGCTCACCCGCATTGACTTTAATCAGGATTTGCCCTTGACGATTACGATGGCGGATGTCAACGGACTGAAGCTTGTCAATGACTCTTTCGGGCATGCTTATGGAGATCTGTTGATTCGCAAAGTCGCTGAGGTCATTCAGGAGGGGTGCCGGCAGGATGACGTGGTGGCCAGGATTGGTGGGGATGAGTTTATTATCCTCATGCCCAGGACCACTGAATTTGAGGCGCGAAGGGTGATCAAGGTGATCAAAGCCATGGCCGTGCAGGAAAAAATCGGCGCCTTCGAATTGTCCGTCTCTTTTGGGTACGAAACCATGGAGACTTCCGAAAAGAGCATTAGTGAACTGCTGAAAAAAGCCGAAGATTATATGTATAAGAACAAGCTGTCGGAAAGCCCCAGTATCAGAAGCAACACCATTGACACCATTATTAAGACCCTGCATGAAAAGAATAAACGGGAAGAGCAGCATTCCCATCGAGTCTCGGAATTATGCAGGAAGACAGCTACCGAACTGGACTGTTCCAATGACGAAATTGAGGAACTTAAGACAGTGGGTCTGCTCCACGACATTGGGAAAATTGTCATTAGTGAAGCCATCTTGAACAAGCCGGGTAAACTCCGGGATGATGAATGGAAAGAGATTGAGCGTCATCCCGAGATCGGTTACCGTTTGCTGTGTACTATCAAAGAGATGTCGGAAATGGCAGAGTACGTCCTCGCCCATCATGAACGATGGGATGGCACAGGATATCCTAAGGCTTTAAAGGGGAAAGAAATTCCTCTTCAGGCTAGAATTATAGCCATTGCCGATGCCTACGATGCCATGATCAGTGAGAGAAGCTATCGCAAAGCTTTGCCTGAAGAAGTGGCTGTAGCCGAGCTGATCAAGAATGCCGGAACCCAGTTTGATCCCGAGCTTGTGAAGGTTTTCGTAGAGAAAGTTCTGGGGAAAAAGATCTATAGCGAGTCCGGATGTGTACATTAA
- a CDS encoding ferritin, with product MLDREVASLLNEQINKELYSAYLYLDMANYYSDNGLDGFENWFYIQAQEERDHAMLFRTYLLNNDEKVTLDTIAAPDLTYEDFKAPLLAALKHEQLVTASINTIYAAAYEKRDFRTMQFLDWFVKEQGEEEKTSTDLISKFELFGQDPKSLYMLNQELGARVYSAPSLVL from the coding sequence ATGCTTGATCGTGAAGTCGCTTCATTGCTCAATGAACAAATCAACAAGGAACTCTATTCTGCTTATCTCTATTTGGATATGGCCAATTATTATTCCGACAATGGTTTGGATGGCTTTGAAAATTGGTTTTATATCCAAGCCCAGGAGGAAAGAGACCATGCCATGCTCTTCCGGACTTATCTTCTCAACAACGATGAAAAAGTTACTCTCGACACTATAGCGGCTCCCGACCTTACTTATGAAGATTTTAAGGCTCCCCTCCTGGCTGCCTTGAAGCACGAGCAATTGGTGACAGCCTCTATCAACACCATTTACGCCGCGGCTTACGAGAAGAGGGATTTCCGCACCATGCAATTTTTAGACTGGTTCGTCAAGGAGCAAGGCGAAGAAGAGAAAACCTCCACAGATCTGATCAGCAAATTTGAGCTTTTCGGACAGGATCCCAAAAGCCTCTATATGCTGAACCAAGAACTTGGCGCCCGGGTCTATTCCGCACCTTCGCTGGTTCTCTAA
- a CDS encoding bacteriohemerythrin: MIWKEKYKVGDPLIDSQHEELFSRVGSFVETLRSDKPWEQKVEKVNETLEFMKDYVVTHFADEEAYQLEIGYPHFEEHQMIHKNMVAYVVAVSREYAKEGFKEELMQQFGGKLLAWLINHVVADDQKIAEYARSKEGKQ; the protein is encoded by the coding sequence ATGATCTGGAAGGAAAAATATAAGGTCGGCGATCCTCTTATTGACAGTCAGCATGAGGAGCTGTTTTCACGGGTAGGGAGCTTTGTGGAAACATTGCGTTCCGACAAACCATGGGAACAAAAAGTTGAAAAGGTCAATGAAACCCTCGAATTTATGAAAGACTATGTGGTGACTCACTTTGCCGATGAAGAGGCTTATCAATTGGAGATTGGCTATCCGCATTTTGAAGAGCATCAGATGATACATAAAAATATGGTTGCTTATGTGGTTGCTGTATCCCGGGAGTACGCAAAAGAAGGCTTTAAAGAAGAGCTTATGCAGCAATTTGGGGGGAAACTTTTGGCATGGCTGATCAATCATGTGGTAGCTGATGATCAGAAAATAGCCGAATATGCAAGAAGCAAGGAGGGCAAGCAATGA